A portion of the Salarias fasciatus chromosome 15, fSalaFa1.1, whole genome shotgun sequence genome contains these proteins:
- the ino80 gene encoding chromatin-remodeling ATPase INO80 isoform X3, with protein sequence MASGQGGRPEVGASGTSGLAKPLYLQRLERSLKLDSFLRQTATVFNTDITSSDDSDDSDGALGTGLSLDSSAQHAALTVKSESCEQGDSLTDSKPLNGILLQGKDQKTDKTSLYNFSKLKKNRKWLKSILLSDDTTDSDTDSDDADFSLSREELHDMLRLHRYTRQHQSKFYSDRELHQYQHYSTGLLSTHDPFYEQQRHLLGPKKKKIKDEKKFKAKLKKVKKKKKRGEGEFLDDERPYITKIFAKFSHDAPLPVVKKKHLTAEQLNARRRKVWLTIAKKEIPKSFKQKTSAKNLVLTNAKKLAHQCMREVRRAAIQAQKNCKETLPRARRLTKEMMLYWKKYDKVEKEHRKRAEKEALEQRKLDEEMREAKRQQRKLNFLITQTELYAHFMSGKASVGGPGGDSAQEEILRKLEDTAAQRQIDIGGGVMVNMGQEDYDSEYYKSKALRNATEAYQIHQERTRMFDEEAKDSRSASLHAAAGLLSGGGSASGFGESYSLSNPSIHAGEEIPQPTIFNGKLKGYQLKGMNWLANLYEQGINGILADEMGLGKTVQSIALLAHLAERDNIWGPFLIISPASTLNNWHQEFTRFVPKFKVLPYWGNPHDRKVIRKFWSQKTLYTQNAPFHVVITSYQLVVQDVKYFQRVKWQYMVLDEAQALKSSTSVRWKILLQFQCRNRLLLTGTPIQNTMAELWALLHFIMPTLFDSHEEFNEWFSKDIESHAENKSAIDENQLSRLHMILKPFMLRRIKKDVENELSDKIEILTYCQLTSRQRLLYQALRNKISIEDLLQSSMGTAQQAHSTTSSLMNLVMQFRKVCNHPDLFERQETRSPFHMSLKPYIMSKFLYRQGLIHAHNQAKNKLLQVLLSPFSPNHIQQSLFHRKGDDKGSCFSFLRFIDVSPAEMSNQMLQGTLVRWLALFLSLKAAYRLHHQRLFDLEEEGQESETSRGGTNEEVGGKPQPRTNRLSRRDLILWINRPVAFPNVHTSPVLQDLVFTASRPGMVGHTDVVIHSRSSAATVVRPCQPTLPPKFLLAATPRVTALPMERYCDDRSAEYEWRVTRSGGGAIFRKCFLYGSPELASDWDTRATAFRPPRPGGVMALYPRHGWSFIRIPDKESLITESGKLHTLDILLSRLKAQGHRVLIYSQMTRMIDLLEEYMVYRKHTYMRLDGSSKISERRDMVADFQSRTDIFVFLLSTRAGGLGINLTAADTVIFYDSDWNPTVDQQAMDRAHRLGQTKQVTVYRLICQGTIEERILQRAKEKSEIQRVVISGGNFKPDTLKPKEVVSLLLDDDELEKKLRQRQEEKRQQEESSKVKERKRKREKYAEKKIEESENKRKKEVNLVISHAPSADNSNLSADGDDSFISVEMDSAMPSPFSEISLSSELQPGSLPPDADADESSSDMLVIVDDPVSSAPQSRATNSPASVSGSVSDNMNGVSGSDTTSAGRGRSGRSRGRPKGSGGGAKSGGKGRGRKSTAGSAAAMAGAMAGAAAASAAAYAAYGYSVSKAGLTASAPLQPSLGRSGSAPSFNPSRSSSPQARGGPSAAGPHKQLAHGHHHHGGHAAARKGKGPGGPGAR encoded by the exons CAGCGATGATAGCGATGACAGTGATGGTGCGCTGGGGACGGGGTTATCTCTGGACTCCTCCGCTCAGCATGCTGCCTTGACGGTGAAGAGTGAATCATGTGAGCAAGGGGATAGTTTGACAGACAGCAAGCCCCTAAATGGAATACTCCTGCAGGGTAAAG ATCAAAAGACAGACAAAACAAGCCTGTACAATTTTTCCAAGCTTAAGAAGAACAGGAAATGGCTCAAG AGTATCCTGTTGAGCGACGACACCACCGACTCGGATACGGACTCCGATGACGCTGACTTCAGTTTGTCTCGGGAGGAGCTGCACGACATGCTGAGGCTGCACCGTTACACCAGGCAGCATCAGAGCAAGTTCTACTCTGATCGGGAg CTTCACCAATATCAGCACTACAGCACCGGACTTCTGTCCACTCATGACCCCTTTTACGAGCAACAGCGTCATCTACTGGGcccaaagaaaaagaaaatcaaagatgagaagaaatttaaag ccaaactgaaaaaagtgaagaaaaagaaaaaacgggGAGAGGGAGAGTTTTTGGACGATGAGCGACCTTATATCACTAAGATTTTTGCGaagttttcccatgatgctccgCTGCCCGTGGTAAAGAAGAAACATCTGACGGCGGAGCAGCTGAACGCACGTCGACGGAAGGTCTGGCTCACCATCGCCAAAAAAGAGATCCCCAAG TCCTTCAAGCAGAAGACCTCTGCGAAGAACCTTGTGCTCACCAATGCTAAAAAA TTGGCTCATCAGTGCATGCGAGAAGTCCGGCGTGCGGCCATCCAGGCTCAGAAGAACTGCAAGGAGACGCTACCCCGTGCACGGCGCCTTACCAAAGAGATGATGCTCTACTGGAAGAAATACGACAAGGTGGAAAAGGAGCACAGGAAGAGGGCCGAGAAGGAAGCTCTGGAACAACGGAAGCTGGACGAGGAGATGAGAGAG GCCAAGCGCCAGCAGCGTAAGCTGAATTTCCTCATCACTCAGACGGAGCTCTATGCTCACTTCATGAGTGGGAAAGCCAGCGTCGGGGGTCCGGGGGGAGATTCGGCTCAGGAGGAAATCCTGAGAAAGCTTGAAGACACTGCAGCCCAGCGACAGATCGACATCGGAGGGGGAGTGATGGTCAACATGGGGCAGGAGGACTACG ATAGTGAATATTACAAATCCAAGGCCTTGAGGAATGCCACAGAGGCCTACCAGATTCACCAAGAGAGG ACCCGAATGTTTGACGAGGAGGCCAAAGACAGCCGCAGTGCTTCTCTACACGCAGCTGCCGGCCTGCTGTCGGGTGGAGGTAGCGCTTCCGGTTTCGGAGAAAGCTACAGCCTCTCGAATCCTTCCATCCACGCAGGCGAAGAAATTCCTCAGCCGACTATCTTCAATGGGAAACTCAAAGGTTACCAGCTCAAAGGCATGAACTGGCTGGCCAACCTCTACGAGCAG ggCATCAACGGAATCCTGGCAGACGAAATGGGACTGGGGAAGACCGTTCAGAGTATTGCCCTGTTGGCTCACCTCGCAGAG AGAGATAACATCTGGGGTCCCTTCCTAATCATCTCTCCAGCATCCACACTCAACAACTGGCACCAGGAGTTCACCCGCTTTGTGCCGAAATTCAAG GTGCTGCCATATTGGGGAAATCCACACGATCGCAAAGTGATCCGGAAATTTTGGAGCCAG AAAACCTTGTACACGCAGAACGCGCCCTTCCATGTGGTGATCACCAGCTACCAGCTGGTGGTCCAAGACGTGAAGTACTTCCAGAGAGTCAAGTGGCAGTACATGGTCCTGGACGAGGCCCAGGCTCTAAAAAGCAGCACCAG CGTTCGGTGGAAAATCCTCCTCCAGTTCCAGTGCCGAAACAGACTGCTGCTGACCGGGACGCCAATCCAGAACACAATGGCCGAG CTGTGGGCCCTGCTGCACTTCATCATGCCGACATTGTTCGATTCCCACGAAGAGTTCAACGAGTGGTTCTCCAAGGACATCGAGAGCCACGCCGAAAACAAGTCCGCCATCGACGAGA ATCAGCTGTCCCGATTACACATGATCCTCAAGCCCTTCATGCTGCGCAGGATCAAGAAGGATGTGGAGAACGAGCTCTCAGACAAG ATCGAGATCCTGACCTACTGCCAGCTGACGTCTCGGCAGAGGCTGCTCTACCAGGCTCTGAGAAACAAGATTTCCATCGAGGATCTGCTGCAGTCGTCCATGGGCACGGCCCAGCAGGCCCACAGCACCACCTCCTCCCTCATGAACCTGGTCATGCAGTTCAGGAAG gtgTGCAACCACCCCGACTTGTTTGAGCGTCAGGAGACGCGCTCTCCTTTCCACATGTCCCTTAAGCCCTACATCATGTCCAAGTTCCTCTACCGCCAGGGCCTCATCCACGCACACAACCAGGCCAAGAACAA ATTGCTTCAAGTGCTGCTGTCTCCCTTCTCCCCAAATCACATCCAGCAGTCTCTTTTTCACAGGAAAG GCGACGACAAAGGCAGCTGTTTCTCCTTCCTGCGCTTCATCGACGTGTCGCCAGCTGAAATGTCCAATCAGATGCTCCAAGGCACCCTGGTGAG ATGGTTAGCACTTTTTCTGTCCTTGAAAGCCGCGTACCGGCTCCACCATCAGCGCCTGTTTGACCTTGAAGAAGAAGGTCAGGAATCTGAGACGAGTCGAGGCGGAACGAATGAGGAGGTCGGAGGAAAGCCGCAGCCCCGGACGAACCGCCTGTCTCGCAGGGATTTGATTCTGTGGATAAACAGACCCGTCGCCTTCCCCAACGTTCACACCAGCCCTGTCCTGCAG gacttggTGTTCACGGCCTCCAGGCCCGGCATGGTGGGACACACAGACGTGGTGATCCACAGCAGAAGCTCTGCCGCCACCGTGGTTCGGCCCTGCCAGCCCACGCTGCCACCCAAGTTCCTGCTGGCGGCCACGCCCAGG GTGACGGCGCTCCCCATGGAGCGTTATTGCGACGACCGCAGCGCCGAGTACGAGTGGCGGGTGACGCGCAGCGGAGGGGGCGCCATCTTCAGGAAGTGCTTCCTGTACGGTTCACCTGAACTGGCCTCGGACTGGGACACGCGAGCCACCGCCTTTCGCCCGCCGCGCCCCGGCGGCGTGATGGCCCTCTACCCCCGCCACGGATGGTCCTTCATACGGATACCAG ataagGAAAGCCTGATCACCGAAAGCGGCAAACTCCACACCTTGGATATCCTGTTGAGTCGGCTGAAGGCCCAGGGACACCGAGTCCTCATCTACTCCCAGATGACGCGCATGATAGACTTGTTGGAG GAGTACATGGTCTATCGCAAACACACCTACATGCGCCTGGACGGATCCTCCAAGATTTCTGAGCGCAGAGACATGGTCGCTGACTTCCAGAGCCG GACGGATATCTTTGTGTTCCTGCTGAGCACGAGGGCCGGAGGGCTCGGCATTAACCTGACCGCCGCCGACACC GTGATCTTCTACGACAGTGACTGGAACCCCACCGTGGACCAGCAGGCCATGGACAGGGCTCACAGGCTGGGTCAGACGAAGCAGGTCACCGTCTACCGCCTCATCTGCCAGGGCACCATCGAGGAGAGGATTCTGCAGCGGGCCAAGGAGAAGAGCGAG ATTCAAAGGGTGGTGATCTCGGGAGGCAACTTCAAACCGGACACTCTGAAGCCCAAAGAGGtggtcagcctgctgctggacgaCGACGAGCTGGAGAAGAAGC TGCGTCAGcgacaggaggagaagaggcaacaggaggagagcagcaaaGTGAAGGAGCgcaagaggaagagggagaagtACGCCGAGAAG AAGATCGAGGAGTCGGAGaacaagaggaagaaggaggtgaACCTGGTCATCTCGCACGCCCCCTCCGCCGACAACTCCAACCTGTCGGCGGACGGAGACGACTCGTTCATCAGCGTGGAGATGGACTCGGCCATGCCCAGCCCCTTCAGCGAG ATCTCCctgagcagcgagctgcagcccgGCTCGCTGCCACCGGACGCCGACGCCGACGAGAGCAGCAGCGACATGCTGGTCATCGTGGACGACCCCGTCTCCTCCGCGCCGCAGTCCCGCGCCACCAACTCGCCGGCGTCCGTGTCGGGGTCGGTCTCCGACAACATGAACG GCGTCTCGGGTTCAGACACGACGAGCGCGGGCAGAGGCAGGTCCGGGCGGAGCCGGGGCCGGCCCAAAGGATCGGGAGGCGGCGCCAAATCCGGAGGGAAAGGCCGCGGCCGCAAGTCGACGGCGGGCAGCGCGGCGGCGATGGCGGGGGCCATGGCGGGTGCGGCCGCCGCCTCGGCGGCAGCGTACGCCGCCTACGGCTACAGCGTCTCGAAAG CCGGCCTGACGGCGTCCGCCCCCCTGCAGCCGTCTCTGGGCCGctccggctccgccccctccttcAACCCCAGCCGGAGCTCCTCCCCGCAGGCCAGAGGAGGCCCCTCCGCCGCCGGCCCCCACAAACAGCTGGCGCacggccaccaccaccacggcgGCCACGCCGCGGCCAGGAAAGGCAAAGGCCCGGGTGGTCCCGGGGCGCGGTGa
- the ino80 gene encoding chromatin-remodeling ATPase INO80 isoform X2, whose amino-acid sequence MASGQGGRPEVGASGTSGLAKPLYLQRLERSLKLDSFLRQTATVFNTDITSDDSDDSDGALGTGLSLDSSAQHAALTVKSESCEQGDSLTDSKPLNGILLQGKDQKTDKTSLYNFSKLKKNRKWLKSILLSDDTTDSDTDSDDADFSLSREELHDMLRLHRYTRQHQSKFYSDRELHQYQHYSTGLLSTHDPFYEQQRHLLGPKKKKIKDEKKFKAKLKKVKKKKKRGEGEFLDDERPYITKIFAKFSHDAPLPVVKKKHLTAEQLNARRRKVWLTIAKKEIPKSFKQKTSAKNLVLTNAKKLAHQCMREVRRAAIQAQKNCKETLPRARRLTKEMMLYWKKYDKVEKEHRKRAEKEALEQRKLDEEMREAKRQQRKLNFLITQTELYAHFMSGKASVGGPGGDSAQEEILRKLEDTAAQRQIDIGGGVMVNMGQEDYDSEYYKSKALRNATEAYQIHQERTRMFDEEAKDSRSASLHAAAGLLSGGGSASGFGESYSLSNPSIHAGEEIPQPTIFNGKLKGYQLKGMNWLANLYEQGINGILADEMGLGKTVQSIALLAHLAERDNIWGPFLIISPASTLNNWHQEFTRFVPKFKVLPYWGNPHDRKVIRKFWSQKTLYTQNAPFHVVITSYQLVVQDVKYFQRVKWQYMVLDEAQALKSSTSVRWKILLQFQCRNRLLLTGTPIQNTMAELWALLHFIMPTLFDSHEEFNEWFSKDIESHAENKSAIDENQLSRLHMILKPFMLRRIKKDVENELSDKIEILTYCQLTSRQRLLYQALRNKISIEDLLQSSMGTAQQAHSTTSSLMNLVMQFRKVCNHPDLFERQETRSPFHMSLKPYIMSKFLYRQGLIHAHNQAKNKLLQVLLSPFSPNHIQQSLFHRKGDDKGSCFSFLRFIDVSPAEMSNQMLQGTLVRWLALFLSLKAAYRLHHQRLFDLEEEGQESETSRGGTNEEVGGKPQPRTNRLSRRDLILWINRPVAFPNVHTSPVLQDLVFTASRPGMVGHTDVVIHSRSSAATVVRPCQPTLPPKFLLAATPRVTALPMERYCDDRSAEYEWRVTRSGGGAIFRKCFLYGSPELASDWDTRATAFRPPRPGGVMALYPRHGWSFIRIPDKESLITESGKLHTLDILLSRLKAQGHRVLIYSQMTRMIDLLEEYMVYRKHTYMRLDGSSKISERRDMVADFQSRTDIFVFLLSTRAGGLGINLTAADTVIFYDSDWNPTVDQQAMDRAHRLGQTKQVTVYRLICQGTIEERILQRAKEKSEIQRVVISGGNFKPDTLKPKEVVSLLLDDDELEKKLRQRQEEKRQQEESSKVKERKRKREKYAEKKKIEESENKRKKEVNLVISHAPSADNSNLSADGDDSFISVEMDSAMPSPFSEISLSSELQPGSLPPDADADESSSDMLVIVDDPVSSAPQSRATNSPASVSGSVSDNMNGVSGSDTTSAGRGRSGRSRGRPKGSGGGAKSGGKGRGRKSTAGSAAAMAGAMAGAAAASAAAYAAYGYSVSKAGLTASAPLQPSLGRSGSAPSFNPSRSSSPQARGGPSAAGPHKQLAHGHHHHGGHAAARKGKGPGGPGAR is encoded by the exons CGATGATAGCGATGACAGTGATGGTGCGCTGGGGACGGGGTTATCTCTGGACTCCTCCGCTCAGCATGCTGCCTTGACGGTGAAGAGTGAATCATGTGAGCAAGGGGATAGTTTGACAGACAGCAAGCCCCTAAATGGAATACTCCTGCAGGGTAAAG ATCAAAAGACAGACAAAACAAGCCTGTACAATTTTTCCAAGCTTAAGAAGAACAGGAAATGGCTCAAG AGTATCCTGTTGAGCGACGACACCACCGACTCGGATACGGACTCCGATGACGCTGACTTCAGTTTGTCTCGGGAGGAGCTGCACGACATGCTGAGGCTGCACCGTTACACCAGGCAGCATCAGAGCAAGTTCTACTCTGATCGGGAg CTTCACCAATATCAGCACTACAGCACCGGACTTCTGTCCACTCATGACCCCTTTTACGAGCAACAGCGTCATCTACTGGGcccaaagaaaaagaaaatcaaagatgagaagaaatttaaag ccaaactgaaaaaagtgaagaaaaagaaaaaacgggGAGAGGGAGAGTTTTTGGACGATGAGCGACCTTATATCACTAAGATTTTTGCGaagttttcccatgatgctccgCTGCCCGTGGTAAAGAAGAAACATCTGACGGCGGAGCAGCTGAACGCACGTCGACGGAAGGTCTGGCTCACCATCGCCAAAAAAGAGATCCCCAAG TCCTTCAAGCAGAAGACCTCTGCGAAGAACCTTGTGCTCACCAATGCTAAAAAA TTGGCTCATCAGTGCATGCGAGAAGTCCGGCGTGCGGCCATCCAGGCTCAGAAGAACTGCAAGGAGACGCTACCCCGTGCACGGCGCCTTACCAAAGAGATGATGCTCTACTGGAAGAAATACGACAAGGTGGAAAAGGAGCACAGGAAGAGGGCCGAGAAGGAAGCTCTGGAACAACGGAAGCTGGACGAGGAGATGAGAGAG GCCAAGCGCCAGCAGCGTAAGCTGAATTTCCTCATCACTCAGACGGAGCTCTATGCTCACTTCATGAGTGGGAAAGCCAGCGTCGGGGGTCCGGGGGGAGATTCGGCTCAGGAGGAAATCCTGAGAAAGCTTGAAGACACTGCAGCCCAGCGACAGATCGACATCGGAGGGGGAGTGATGGTCAACATGGGGCAGGAGGACTACG ATAGTGAATATTACAAATCCAAGGCCTTGAGGAATGCCACAGAGGCCTACCAGATTCACCAAGAGAGG ACCCGAATGTTTGACGAGGAGGCCAAAGACAGCCGCAGTGCTTCTCTACACGCAGCTGCCGGCCTGCTGTCGGGTGGAGGTAGCGCTTCCGGTTTCGGAGAAAGCTACAGCCTCTCGAATCCTTCCATCCACGCAGGCGAAGAAATTCCTCAGCCGACTATCTTCAATGGGAAACTCAAAGGTTACCAGCTCAAAGGCATGAACTGGCTGGCCAACCTCTACGAGCAG ggCATCAACGGAATCCTGGCAGACGAAATGGGACTGGGGAAGACCGTTCAGAGTATTGCCCTGTTGGCTCACCTCGCAGAG AGAGATAACATCTGGGGTCCCTTCCTAATCATCTCTCCAGCATCCACACTCAACAACTGGCACCAGGAGTTCACCCGCTTTGTGCCGAAATTCAAG GTGCTGCCATATTGGGGAAATCCACACGATCGCAAAGTGATCCGGAAATTTTGGAGCCAG AAAACCTTGTACACGCAGAACGCGCCCTTCCATGTGGTGATCACCAGCTACCAGCTGGTGGTCCAAGACGTGAAGTACTTCCAGAGAGTCAAGTGGCAGTACATGGTCCTGGACGAGGCCCAGGCTCTAAAAAGCAGCACCAG CGTTCGGTGGAAAATCCTCCTCCAGTTCCAGTGCCGAAACAGACTGCTGCTGACCGGGACGCCAATCCAGAACACAATGGCCGAG CTGTGGGCCCTGCTGCACTTCATCATGCCGACATTGTTCGATTCCCACGAAGAGTTCAACGAGTGGTTCTCCAAGGACATCGAGAGCCACGCCGAAAACAAGTCCGCCATCGACGAGA ATCAGCTGTCCCGATTACACATGATCCTCAAGCCCTTCATGCTGCGCAGGATCAAGAAGGATGTGGAGAACGAGCTCTCAGACAAG ATCGAGATCCTGACCTACTGCCAGCTGACGTCTCGGCAGAGGCTGCTCTACCAGGCTCTGAGAAACAAGATTTCCATCGAGGATCTGCTGCAGTCGTCCATGGGCACGGCCCAGCAGGCCCACAGCACCACCTCCTCCCTCATGAACCTGGTCATGCAGTTCAGGAAG gtgTGCAACCACCCCGACTTGTTTGAGCGTCAGGAGACGCGCTCTCCTTTCCACATGTCCCTTAAGCCCTACATCATGTCCAAGTTCCTCTACCGCCAGGGCCTCATCCACGCACACAACCAGGCCAAGAACAA ATTGCTTCAAGTGCTGCTGTCTCCCTTCTCCCCAAATCACATCCAGCAGTCTCTTTTTCACAGGAAAG GCGACGACAAAGGCAGCTGTTTCTCCTTCCTGCGCTTCATCGACGTGTCGCCAGCTGAAATGTCCAATCAGATGCTCCAAGGCACCCTGGTGAG ATGGTTAGCACTTTTTCTGTCCTTGAAAGCCGCGTACCGGCTCCACCATCAGCGCCTGTTTGACCTTGAAGAAGAAGGTCAGGAATCTGAGACGAGTCGAGGCGGAACGAATGAGGAGGTCGGAGGAAAGCCGCAGCCCCGGACGAACCGCCTGTCTCGCAGGGATTTGATTCTGTGGATAAACAGACCCGTCGCCTTCCCCAACGTTCACACCAGCCCTGTCCTGCAG gacttggTGTTCACGGCCTCCAGGCCCGGCATGGTGGGACACACAGACGTGGTGATCCACAGCAGAAGCTCTGCCGCCACCGTGGTTCGGCCCTGCCAGCCCACGCTGCCACCCAAGTTCCTGCTGGCGGCCACGCCCAGG GTGACGGCGCTCCCCATGGAGCGTTATTGCGACGACCGCAGCGCCGAGTACGAGTGGCGGGTGACGCGCAGCGGAGGGGGCGCCATCTTCAGGAAGTGCTTCCTGTACGGTTCACCTGAACTGGCCTCGGACTGGGACACGCGAGCCACCGCCTTTCGCCCGCCGCGCCCCGGCGGCGTGATGGCCCTCTACCCCCGCCACGGATGGTCCTTCATACGGATACCAG ataagGAAAGCCTGATCACCGAAAGCGGCAAACTCCACACCTTGGATATCCTGTTGAGTCGGCTGAAGGCCCAGGGACACCGAGTCCTCATCTACTCCCAGATGACGCGCATGATAGACTTGTTGGAG GAGTACATGGTCTATCGCAAACACACCTACATGCGCCTGGACGGATCCTCCAAGATTTCTGAGCGCAGAGACATGGTCGCTGACTTCCAGAGCCG GACGGATATCTTTGTGTTCCTGCTGAGCACGAGGGCCGGAGGGCTCGGCATTAACCTGACCGCCGCCGACACC GTGATCTTCTACGACAGTGACTGGAACCCCACCGTGGACCAGCAGGCCATGGACAGGGCTCACAGGCTGGGTCAGACGAAGCAGGTCACCGTCTACCGCCTCATCTGCCAGGGCACCATCGAGGAGAGGATTCTGCAGCGGGCCAAGGAGAAGAGCGAG ATTCAAAGGGTGGTGATCTCGGGAGGCAACTTCAAACCGGACACTCTGAAGCCCAAAGAGGtggtcagcctgctgctggacgaCGACGAGCTGGAGAAGAAGC TGCGTCAGcgacaggaggagaagaggcaacaggaggagagcagcaaaGTGAAGGAGCgcaagaggaagagggagaagtACGCCGAGAAG AAGAAGATCGAGGAGTCGGAGaacaagaggaagaaggaggtgaACCTGGTCATCTCGCACGCCCCCTCCGCCGACAACTCCAACCTGTCGGCGGACGGAGACGACTCGTTCATCAGCGTGGAGATGGACTCGGCCATGCCCAGCCCCTTCAGCGAG ATCTCCctgagcagcgagctgcagcccgGCTCGCTGCCACCGGACGCCGACGCCGACGAGAGCAGCAGCGACATGCTGGTCATCGTGGACGACCCCGTCTCCTCCGCGCCGCAGTCCCGCGCCACCAACTCGCCGGCGTCCGTGTCGGGGTCGGTCTCCGACAACATGAACG GCGTCTCGGGTTCAGACACGACGAGCGCGGGCAGAGGCAGGTCCGGGCGGAGCCGGGGCCGGCCCAAAGGATCGGGAGGCGGCGCCAAATCCGGAGGGAAAGGCCGCGGCCGCAAGTCGACGGCGGGCAGCGCGGCGGCGATGGCGGGGGCCATGGCGGGTGCGGCCGCCGCCTCGGCGGCAGCGTACGCCGCCTACGGCTACAGCGTCTCGAAAG CCGGCCTGACGGCGTCCGCCCCCCTGCAGCCGTCTCTGGGCCGctccggctccgccccctccttcAACCCCAGCCGGAGCTCCTCCCCGCAGGCCAGAGGAGGCCCCTCCGCCGCCGGCCCCCACAAACAGCTGGCGCacggccaccaccaccacggcgGCCACGCCGCGGCCAGGAAAGGCAAAGGCCCGGGTGGTCCCGGGGCGCGGTGa